In one Alnus glutinosa chromosome 12, dhAlnGlut1.1, whole genome shotgun sequence genomic region, the following are encoded:
- the LOC133883047 gene encoding CBS domain-containing protein CBSX6-like — MVSVFLYHVVGDLTVGKPEMVEFLETETVESAIRAIGESTEGGIAVWKKRSQHGGVIENGEMRQQRFVGILNSLDIVAFLAKREYLEDRDNAMKTPVSQVVVPNNFLLRQVDPGTRLIDALEMMKQGVKRLLVPKSLGWKGMSKRFSILYNGKWLKNIDTSTGSSNNLNANSNRTSSSATIIRDKFCCLSREDVIRFLIGCLGALAPLPLSSISSLGAINPNYYSIEASLPAIEATRKLPEDPTAVAVVEHLPDGRYKIIGDISATKLWKCDYLAAAWALANLSAGQFVMGVEDDVTLRSLPDFAVNSAVGNNNLANGGGGSTRPKKFSSRSIGFFSNATSHSFGVSRSMYRGRSAPLTCKVTSSLAAVMAQMLSHRATHVWVTEDESDDLLVGVVGYTDILVAVTKQQPAAPTSCQSIL, encoded by the exons ATGGTATCGGTGTTTCTGTACCATGTGGTGGGCGATCTGACGGTCGGGAAGCCGGAGATGGTGGAGTTCCTGGAGACGGAGACGGTGGAGTCGGCTATACGTGCTATCGGAGAGTCGACGGAAGGGGGGATAGCGGTGTGGAAGAAGAGATCACAGCATGGGGGTGTGATCGAGAATGGGGAGATGAGGCAGCAGAGGTTTGTGGGTATTCTTAATTCTCTTGACATTGTTGCATTCTTGGCAAAGAGGGAGTATTTGGAGGATCGGGACAACGCCATGAAGACACCGGTTTCCCAGGTTGTTGTGCCTAATAATTTCTTGTTGAGGCAGGTTGATCCTGGGACAAG ATTGATAGATGCACTGGAGATGATGAAGCAAGGTGTGAAGCGTCTTCTTGTTCCCAAGAGTCTGGGATGGAAAGGCATGAGCAAGCGATTCTCAATTCTCTACAATGGTAAGTGGCTTAAGAATATTGATACCTCTACCGGCAGCAGCAATAACCTCAATGCCAACAGCAATCGGACTTCCTCTTCCGCCACCATCATCCGTGATAAGTTTTGCTGTCTGTCAAGAGAAGATGTCATCCGTTTCCTTATTGGTTGCCTTGGTGCTCTGGCTCCACTCCCTCTGTCCTCCATTTCCTCCCTTGGGGCCATCAACCCAAACTACTACTCTATTGAGGCCTCCTTGCCAGCCATTGAAGCAACTCGAAAGCTCCCTGAAGACCCTACTGCAGTAGCCGTTGTGGAACACTTGCCAGATGGTCGGTATAAGATCATTGGAGATATCTCTGCCACCAAACTATGGAAATGTGATTACTTAGCGGCAGCATGGGCTTTAGCCAATCTTTCAGCTGGACAATTTGTGATGGGAGTTGAAGATGATGTGACCTTAAGGTCATTGCCTGATTTCGCTGTAAATTCAGCAGTTGGCAATAACAATTTGGCCAATGGAGGTGGTGGATCAACAAGGCCAAAGAAATTTAGTAGCAGGAGTATTGGGTTCTTTAGCAATGCTACTAGTCACAGTTTTGGTGTCAGTAGGAGCATGTATAGGGGCAGAAGTGCACCCTTGACATGTAAGGTTACGAGTTCTTTGGCCGCCGTCATGGCTCAGATGTTGTCTCACAGGGCTACTCATGTTTGGGTGACCGAGGATGAAAGTGATGATCTTTTAGTTGGGGTGGTGGGTTATACTGACATTTTGGTTGCTGTGACCAAACAACAACCTGCTGCACCTACCTCCTGCCAATCGATCTTATGA